Part of the Leptotrichia massiliensis genome, TTTGCAAACTGTGTCCGAAATACTAAAAAAACTCCCAAAAAGATTGATATTATCCCTAAAAAGTTAAAACCCTTCAAACCAATAAGTTTTTCAAATACAAATCTTTTTTTCTCTCTTTCAAAAAGAAACTCCCCTTCCTTCAAAACCGTTTCTTCTTTTATTTTATTATGAAAAACCGAAGACTCCTCCTGGAGAAATACTTTATTTTCAAAAGTTTTCCTATTACTTTTCTCTAAAAAATCACCAATTTTCCCATCAATTTTTTTTAATTCATCTCTTAATGAATCAGCTTCATCTGAAAATTCGTGATAAAGATTTCTTTCCAGCATTTTAACTTTTCTCTTCATTTCCTCTGCATAATTAGAAAGCCTTCTGGTCACACCACTTTCCAATTCCACATTCATCTTCTCAGCCAAAATATTCTGAAACTTATCAATCTCACCATTTCTCCTAACCTTTTTCGCTTCCTTCAATTCCTCAATAAGCACTGCATTACTATTTTTAAGCCTTCCAATTTCCTCTTCCCTAACTTTCATCTTTTCATGAAATGCCGTTAAATCCTTCGCCAGCCTTTCATTATCTTCCAAAAGTTCTTTTTCCCTGCTTATTCCAGCCTCATTTTTTATATTTGCAATTATTGATTCTATCTCAGAATTTAATTTCCCAATCTCCTTATACTTATTCTCAAGATTTTCCAATTCCTTTATTTTGTCAATCATTGTAAAACCTCCTCAAAACTCACAATTTTTTATAAATGTATTTTTAATCTGTAAAATAATTTATAATTTTATACTATTCCCCATTTAAATAGTGAATATTTAATAAATTTTCAATTATTATAAGAATATTGGTTTATATCTTTTGTTAGAAAAGTCCGTAACAAATTCGTTATTTAAATGGGGTTTAATATAAATTGGATTTAGTATTAACTATAATTTCTATCAAATTTAACTGCCACTTCTTTTCCAAAAAATGCTATCCCAATTTTCAATACATTCTCAACTCCAGAATTTTTTAATACAGAAGCATATTCTTTCTTTTCAATCTGCTGTAGTGCAATATCACACTCATTCTCTAATTTTTCAAAAATTTTATCTTCACTCAAATTTTCCATTGCATTTACAACCTTCAATTCCAAAATAATCCCTTCTTTTCTTTTTTCCATATTTTTAGGCTTCAAAAGCAAATCATATCTGCCTTTCCCGGCAAAATTATTTGAAGTTATTTCATACTCATTTTTCAAAGTCAAAATTATTCCAAGCATTAAGCCATGATAAAATTGCTCTTTATAAACTCCGCTTACATCCAATATTCCCATGTTTTCCAATAAAATTTTTCTTAATTCCTTCTTAAAAATTTCGATATCTCCATTTTTTAAGGAATATACCATATTATAAAAGCTGTTATAATTCTCAAAATATACTTCTATAAACATTTTTGAAAACATTTTTAATATTTCTTCATTCGGAATTTTCAAATAAACTTGTTCCTCATCATCTTGAACTTCTTCTGCCAATGTCAAATAACCGCTGTGAAAAAACAAATTCCATATATTTTCTTCATAATTTGCTTCCAAGTTTGCAAAAGTCATATTCTCATCTATTCTTCTTAAAATGGATTTTTTATTCAAAAGTTTTGAAAAATCATCAAAAATCTCATTTTTGAGTTTTTTTAAATATAGTTTTATCAATTCATTTCCACTCGTATTTACCCAGTACGACTTTAATTTTTCATCATTCAGAAAATTAATAATCGACCACGGATTGTAAACTTTTATATCTCCAAACAAATATCCATTGTACCATCGTTGGACATCTTTAAGTTCAAATTCTAAATCAAAATCCTTTAAAGCCTGCTCAACTTCACTTTCTGTAATCCCAAAATATTCTGTAAATCTATTGTCCAGAATTGTATGAACTCTTAGATTATTCAATCCAGAAAATATATTTTCCTTTGCAACTCTCAAAATCCCAGTCATAATTCCCATTTCCAGATAATTATTATCCTTTAGGACAACTCCATAAAATGTTTTAAAAAAGCTAATTGCTTCTTGATAATAGCCTTTCACGTATGAATCAATTATCGGCTGATCATACTCGTCTATTAGCACTACCACTTTTTGTCCATAATATTCATATAGATATTTTGTTAAATCCAGCAAGGATAATTTCCATGTTGCTTTTGTTGCTCTGTTAAATAAAATTGAATCGTATTTTTCTTTTTTTCTCGCACTTAAATTTTCCTTTACAAATTCAAATTCATCATATAAATCCGAAATTGTATTTTTTATCATCTCAAACCCATTTCCCCAGCTACTTTCATCATAATTCCTAAATGAAATAGAAATAACTGGAGCGGTTCCCTGCTTTTCAAAATACTCATTTTCAGAAATTTTTAAATTCTCAAACAGTTTTTTATTTCCATCTTTATTTTCAATATCAAAAAAATATTTTATCATCGACATATTAAGTGTTTTTCCAAATCTTCTCGGACGTGTAAACAGCTTAACTTCGCCAGGTTCTCCTATAATGCTTTTTATCAATTCTGTTTTATCAAAATAATAGTAATTTCCGTCTATTATTTTTTTAAAATCTGATATTCCTATTGGCAGTTTTTTCTTCATTTAACATTCCTCCCTTTTTACCTGGTCAATACCAAACTAGACTATTTATAAATAAACAGCAGAATTTCCCTAAGCAGTTTGCAAGCTAGTGCCGTAGATTGCCCAGACTGATCATATACAGGCGATAATTCGTTCATGTCAAGCCCAACAATATTTAACTGCGAAATTTTTTCTATTGCCTTATGTAGTTCCACAAAAGTAACTCCTCCAGCTTCAGGCGTTCCAGTTCCAGGAAATTCCGATGGATCAAGCACATCTAGATCCAATGTAAAATACACAGGTTTCCCTTTTAATTTTTCTACAACTTCATCAAGTCCATCAAAATTAAATTTTGTTGTATGAAGATGTTCCTTTGCAAATTTCCATTCATCTCTTTCCCCACTTCTTATTCCAAACTGAAAAATTCTGTCATCTCCAACAATATCCCAACATCTTCTAATTACAGAAGCATGCGAATAATACTGCCCTAAATACTCATCTCTCAAGTCTGTATGTGCATCAAACTGAATAATATACAAATCTGGATATTTTTCAGCAACTGCTCTCACAGCTCCCAACGTAACAGAATGCTCTCCACCAATCATAAACGGAATTTTCCCATCCTTCAAAATTTTTGCTGTTTCATCCTGAATATCCTGCAACGTACTTTCCGAATTTCCAAATGAAAGTTCCAAATCTCCTCCATCAAAAACCTTAATATCTTCCAAATCCTTATCTTGATACGGACTATACGTTTCTATCCCAAAACTCTCATTTCTCATAACCGCCGAAGCAAATCTAGTCCCTGGTCTAAACGAAGTTGTGCTGTCAAATGGTGCTCCAAAAATAGCGATTTTGCTCTCATTATATTCATTGTCACACCCTACAAATGTATGTATATTTTTATTTTTCATATAACTTCTCCTTCTAGTTTTTATTTTAAATTATTTTATTAAATCTTTCACATAATTTGGCAAAGCAAAAGCCCCTTTATGCAATTCTGTATTATAATATCTTGTTTCTATTCCAAACTTATTCCATTTATCAGCCTTCAAATCTTCTACAGGATTATATTTTTTTGAAGCAAATCCAAATAGCCAATGTCCTGACGGATATGTCGGTATATGTAGCTGATAGACTGTTGCAAAAGGGAATACTGCTCTTAACTGTTTACTTGCTCTTGCTGTTGCCTTAGCATCTGCTTCATAATATGGACTTTCATGCTGATTTACAAGAATTCCGTCCTCTTTTAGTGCGTTAAAGCAGTTTCCATAAAATTCTCTTGTAAATAAATCTTCTCCAGGTCCAAACGGATCTGTCGAATCTACAATTACAATGTCATATTCATTTGCCTTGGAACGTACAAATTTCAATCCATCCTCATAATAAATATAAACTCTCTTATCATCCAGCTTATTAGCCGTCTTAGGCAAATATTGACGACAAAGATCGACAACCATCTTGTCAATTTCCACCATATCAATTCTCTCAATATGTTCATATTTTACAAGTTCACGAACAGTACCTCCATCTCCAGCACCAATTACCAATATTTTCTTAGCCTTAGGATTTACAGCCATAGGAACGTGAGTTATCATCTCATGGTAAATAAACTCATCCTTTTCTGTCAACATCATAAATCCATCCAATGTCAAAAATCGCCCAAATTCTGGCGACTCAAAAATATCAATTCTCTGAAAATCACTTTTTGCACTAACTAACTGCTTATCAATCTTTATAGAAAAACGAACATTTTTCGTATGTTCTTCTGTGTACCATAATTCCATCTGCTACACTCCTTTCAATTTGTATTACCTATTTTTTTAATATCTAACCTTTTATTTCCAATGTTTTGTACTTTGAAACTTTTTTATAAATTCCTCAACTTTTCCATTTTTTATAATTTTATTCTATTTCTTACATTCATTAAACGTTTCTCAAATAATTTTCCTTAACCTTAACCCTATTTAACCATCCTGTCAAAAAATCATTCTGAGTCGCATCTCTTTTAGCAAGAGATTTGTAGTATTCACGCTGTAAATTATGATAAACCATCAAAAATTTAACTGGATTAACATCATTTAAATATTTTAGGGTCTGAGGTCCAATTGCTCCATCCACACTCACAACATTTTTACCATAAACCTTATTCACAGCCTCCTGAGCCTTTTTAATTCCATATCTTCCAGCATTTACTGAAAAATCAAATATGCTTAGTGCCACCTTATCATTTTTCACTTGATCCAATTTTCTAGCCTTATAATATTTTTCTTCATAAATTTTTTGTGCCATTGCTTTTGTTAAATCTTTCATACTACCTTTATATCCACATTCTCTAGCTCTTTCCTTAGTAATGCCATATTTTGTTTCCCCGCCTTTATCATTCTTATCATTAGAATAGTTTCCTTCAACTAGCAAAATATAATTAAAAAATTTCAAAAATCTGTTGTCAGCCATTTTTGTTTCCTTCTTTCATTTATTTTAATTGGAATTTCGCAAACACTGTCTGCGTTTTTACATCAAAAATTTTCACTCCAAAACAACATTTATCTTTTCAACATGCATATCCTCAGTTCCTGTTAATAGACATCCTTTTTCCTTTGCATATTCGATATAATTTATGATTTCCTCAGTAATTCGTTCTCCTGGTGCTAATATCGGTATCCCTGGCGGATAAGCCATAACAAATTCTCCACTTATTTTACCTGCACTATCTTTTATCGGAATCATTTCCTTTTCTGAATAAAAGGCTTTTTGTGGCGGAAGCACAACATCAGGATTTATATATTCGTGATCAAACATTCCTGTGGAATCTTTTGAGTAAAGCCGTTTAATTTCTGCAAGCGAAGATATTAGCCGTTCTATTTCCAATCCTCTGTCCCCCGCGGAAATTATCGCCAAAATATTTCCCAAATCTCCAAATTCAATCTGAATTTCATAATCATCCCGCAAAATATCATAAACTTCAATTCCAGCAAGCCCAATATCTTTTGTATACACAGATAATTTTGTCGTATCAAAGTCATAAACCGAATCTCCATCAATCAGTTCTTTCCCATACGCATAATACCCACCTAGTTTATTAATTTCATTTCTGGCATATTCTGCAAATTTAACTGTTTTTTCAAAAAGTTCTCTTCCGTTTATCGCCAAATTTTTTCTTGCCACATCAAGCGAAGTCATAAGTAAATACGATGCACTCGTAGTTTGAGTCAAGTTTATAACTTGCCGAACATAATCAGCATTTATTCTCTCACCACTTAACAAAATCGAACTTTGTGTTAAAGAACCGCCTGTCTTATGCATACTGATTGCCGCCATATCTGCTCCAGCTTCCATTGCTGAAATTGGTAAATTTTCATCAAAGTAAAAATGTGCTCCGTGTGCCTCATCAACTAGCACAAACATATCATTTTCATGTGCCAGTTTTACAATAGATTTTAAATCTGAACAAATTCCGTAATAAGTGGGATTATTCACTAATATTGCTTTTGCATCAGGATTTTCCTGAATTGCCTTTTTCACATCATTAATCGACATTCCAAGTGATATTCCCAATTTCTTGTTAAGTCCGGGATTAATATAAACTGGTATCGCTCCACAAATTACCAGTGCATTAATAGCACTTCTATGCACATTTCTTGGAATAATGATTTTATCTCCAGCCTTGCAAGTTGCCATAATCATAGCCTGTACAGCCCCAGTCGTCCCGCTTACCATAAAATAAGCCTCCTTTGCCCCAAAAGCCTCCGCCGCTATATCCTGAGCCTCTTTAATAACCGAAGTCGGATGGCATAAATTATCAAGCGGTTTCATCGAATTAACATCCATCTGCATGGCATCCAGCCCGATAAAATCTCGAAACTCCTTATTTCCACGCCCTCCCTTATGCCCTGGCACATCAAATCTCACAACCCTGTTAGAAAGATGATTTTTTAAAGCATCAAAAAGAACAGTCTTATTCTGTTTATTTCTATTTATATTTTTCCCCATTTCTTCAACTCCTTCCATATTTTTTTATTTATTCATAATTTTAAATCTCCAAATTTTTTATTAATATTATTCCTTTATTTAAAAAGCAAATATTTAATAAATTTTGAATTATATACTATTTAACAAGGAATAAAAGTTATTTTGTTTAATAACAGTTTTTACTATTTTTATTATGTTTTTTCTTTATTTTCGCAGGATTGCTCATTGCCGCAAATCCTGCACCTATGGCTAGACTACGACTTTTATTTGCCCAACTCCGAAACTCCTCCTTTCAGTCGTCAGACAATCGTAGCTGAACAAATAAAAGCTCCGTCAGTTTACTAAAACTAAAAAATTTATTTTATTAAAAAAATATTTATTATAAATTTCCAAAATTTTAATTTCATTTCAAAAAATGCTTAGACAAGTGGGGATTAGTGCGTAGCACTTTCGCCAAAATCTTCAGATGTTATGATTTAAAGAAATTAAAATAACTAATATTGCGAAATAAAAGGGGATGGCGACTGTTCCCCTTTGCTTTATAAATGCTTAATAGATATTCATTCCACTATAAATTTCAATCATTTCCTTCCTAAGTCTATCTGTAATTTCCAGCCTTTTTTTAGGTGCAATTTCATAAACATCTTGATTGAATAGATAATTTTGTAATCTGATTTCCTTTATAAGCATTTTTGTATGAAAAATATTTGACTGATACACATTTACATCTATAGCATCGTAAATTTTTAACTTTTCTAGCTCAATATAATCTTGAATAGAAGTTATATTGTGATCTGTAAAAAATTTCTTTCCTGAAATATCTCTTGTAAATCCACGTATTCTGTAATCAATCGTAATTATATCCGAATCAAAGCTGTCTATCAGATAGTTTAACGTATTTAATGGCGAAATTTCCCCACAAGTTGCAATATCAATATCCACTCTAA contains:
- the speE gene encoding polyamine aminopropyltransferase; its protein translation is MELWYTEEHTKNVRFSIKIDKQLVSAKSDFQRIDIFESPEFGRFLTLDGFMMLTEKDEFIYHEMITHVPMAVNPKAKKILVIGAGDGGTVRELVKYEHIERIDMVEIDKMVVDLCRQYLPKTANKLDDKRVYIYYEDGLKFVRSKANEYDIVIVDSTDPFGPGEDLFTREFYGNCFNALKEDGILVNQHESPYYEADAKATARASKQLRAVFPFATVYQLHIPTYPSGHWLFGFASKKYNPVEDLKADKWNKFGIETRYYNTELHKGAFALPNYVKDLIK
- the speB gene encoding agmatinase — encoded protein: MKNKNIHTFVGCDNEYNESKIAIFGAPFDSTTSFRPGTRFASAVMRNESFGIETYSPYQDKDLEDIKVFDGGDLELSFGNSESTLQDIQDETAKILKDGKIPFMIGGEHSVTLGAVRAVAEKYPDLYIIQFDAHTDLRDEYLGQYYSHASVIRRCWDIVGDDRIFQFGIRSGERDEWKFAKEHLHTTKFNFDGLDEVVEKLKGKPVYFTLDLDVLDPSEFPGTGTPEAGGVTFVELHKAIEKISQLNIVGLDMNELSPVYDQSGQSTALACKLLREILLFIYK
- a CDS encoding aminotransferase class I/II-fold pyridoxal phosphate-dependent enzyme → MGKNINRNKQNKTVLFDALKNHLSNRVVRFDVPGHKGGRGNKEFRDFIGLDAMQMDVNSMKPLDNLCHPTSVIKEAQDIAAEAFGAKEAYFMVSGTTGAVQAMIMATCKAGDKIIIPRNVHRSAINALVICGAIPVYINPGLNKKLGISLGMSINDVKKAIQENPDAKAILVNNPTYYGICSDLKSIVKLAHENDMFVLVDEAHGAHFYFDENLPISAMEAGADMAAISMHKTGGSLTQSSILLSGERINADYVRQVINLTQTTSASYLLMTSLDVARKNLAINGRELFEKTVKFAEYARNEINKLGGYYAYGKELIDGDSVYDFDTTKLSVYTKDIGLAGIEVYDILRDDYEIQIEFGDLGNILAIISAGDRGLEIERLISSLAEIKRLYSKDSTGMFDHEYINPDVVLPPQKAFYSEKEMIPIKDSAGKISGEFVMAYPPGIPILAPGERITEEIINYIEYAKEKGCLLTGTEDMHVEKINVVLE
- a CDS encoding glycoside hydrolase family 108 protein, producing the protein MADNRFLKFFNYILLVEGNYSNDKNDKGGETKYGITKERARECGYKGSMKDLTKAMAQKIYEEKYYKARKLDQVKNDKVALSIFDFSVNAGRYGIKKAQEAVNKVYGKNVVSVDGAIGPQTLKYLNDVNPVKFLMVYHNLQREYYKSLAKRDATQNDFLTGWLNRVKVKENYLRNV
- a CDS encoding AAA family ATPase, with the translated sequence MKKKLPIGISDFKKIIDGNYYYFDKTELIKSIIGEPGEVKLFTRPRRFGKTLNMSMIKYFFDIENKDGNKKLFENLKISENEYFEKQGTAPVISISFRNYDESSWGNGFEMIKNTISDLYDEFEFVKENLSARKKEKYDSILFNRATKATWKLSLLDLTKYLYEYYGQKVVVLIDEYDQPIIDSYVKGYYQEAISFFKTFYGVVLKDNNYLEMGIMTGILRVAKENIFSGLNNLRVHTILDNRFTEYFGITESEVEQALKDFDLEFELKDVQRWYNGYLFGDIKVYNPWSIINFLNDEKLKSYWVNTSGNELIKLYLKKLKNEIFDDFSKLLNKKSILRRIDENMTFANLEANYEENIWNLFFHSGYLTLAEEVQDDEEQVYLKIPNEEILKMFSKMFIEVYFENYNSFYNMVYSLKNGDIEIFKKELRKILLENMGILDVSGVYKEQFYHGLMLGIILTLKNEYEITSNNFAGKGRYDLLLKPKNMEKRKEGIILELKVVNAMENLSEDKIFEKLENECDIALQQIEKKEYASVLKNSGVENVLKIGIAFFGKEVAVKFDRNYS